In a genomic window of Nocardiopsis mwathae:
- a CDS encoding zinc ribbon domain-containing protein, translating to MSTAPSRSTPVVALLADIPSTGHLGSSQAQRFALAGDDHAARSAEFLDFTAHHIAQGRKVVALYPAWRADEAVRTIRFARGALRTDHIAAVSADLSPLALSLMADQLAYLAPYLPSGIIAALAKELPEHMLAGGWLRSVGNLSTIPITLKQHLGSFAPKVKFLAFCAPIPRVGRVKRMDPAPNIPFRPIDPVQMLYSAGDDIDTDTFDQQFIPVIRTDSTRKLPTQPLGKEYWGSSKYVEFVAFSAHPNALTQPARSIRPVTCSWCGEQVAGGHCPFCGAANQMPVGRPPGYSRAGNVPPPVNTQPHSRGSGPAQAALDRYRRQQTAPQAPRPHSNTAPQQPPQPAPGRPPQRAPAAHPPAPQVPPGPAGPPGPSAPPRPPGPPPRNQTAQPPAPLPHGRSPHEAGHSRTGGPVPPPE from the coding sequence GTGTCCACTGCCCCCTCCAGGTCGACGCCTGTCGTCGCCCTGCTGGCTGACATCCCAAGCACGGGTCACCTCGGGTCCTCACAGGCACAACGGTTCGCGCTGGCCGGTGACGACCACGCCGCGCGATCCGCCGAGTTCCTGGACTTCACGGCCCACCACATCGCCCAGGGCAGGAAGGTCGTGGCGCTCTACCCGGCGTGGCGGGCCGATGAGGCCGTACGCACCATCCGGTTCGCCCGAGGGGCACTGCGCACCGACCACATCGCCGCGGTCAGCGCCGACCTTTCACCGCTGGCCCTGTCGCTCATGGCGGACCAGCTCGCCTACCTGGCGCCCTACCTCCCGTCGGGCATCATCGCGGCGCTGGCCAAGGAGCTGCCCGAGCACATGCTCGCCGGCGGTTGGCTGCGCAGCGTCGGCAACCTCTCCACCATCCCGATCACCCTCAAGCAGCACCTGGGCTCCTTCGCCCCCAAGGTCAAGTTCCTCGCCTTCTGCGCCCCGATTCCCCGTGTGGGCCGGGTGAAGCGGATGGACCCGGCCCCGAACATCCCCTTCCGACCAATCGACCCCGTCCAGATGCTCTACTCGGCGGGCGACGACATCGACACCGACACGTTCGACCAGCAGTTCATCCCGGTTATCCGTACCGACTCCACGCGCAAGCTTCCGACGCAGCCCCTGGGCAAGGAGTACTGGGGCTCGTCGAAGTACGTCGAGTTCGTGGCCTTCAGCGCCCACCCCAACGCCCTGACCCAGCCGGCGCGCAGCATCCGGCCGGTCACCTGCTCGTGGTGCGGTGAGCAGGTCGCGGGCGGGCACTGCCCGTTCTGCGGCGCCGCCAACCAGATGCCGGTCGGCCGCCCGCCGGGCTACTCCAGGGCGGGCAACGTCCCGCCCCCCGTCAACACGCAGCCGCACAGCCGGGGCAGCGGCCCGGCCCAGGCCGCCCTGGACCGCTACCGGCGTCAGCAGACCGCGCCGCAGGCACCGCGGCCGCACAGCAACACGGCTCCGCAGCAGCCCCCTCAGCCCGCACCGGGGCGCCCACCCCAGCGGGCTCCGGCCGCGCACCCACCGGCGCCTCAGGTGCCACCCGGGCCGGCTGGGCCACCCGGGCCATCTGCCCCACCCCGACCACCTGGGCCACCGCCGAGAAACCAGACGGCCCAGCCCCCCGCTCCGCTGCCTCACGGACGCTCGCCGCACGAGGCCGGACATTCGAGAACAGGAGGCCCGGTACCTCCACCGGAATAG
- a CDS encoding DUF2510 domain-containing protein has product MGGSIEPGWYADPHGQQDMLRWWNGEEWTQHVRSLHELEQASRGSAGQGDTEATADLSGAMPTPPADPAAQDAPSTMRIDAAHLPGAPGVGDEPQTMRVDPAQAPPRADAADSAGSADTESTADLSGRAAPATPVAEEPSTMRIDPGRFSGPSTSAAPIGDEPQTMRVDPPAGPSTTVPVDEAARSGSGDAGSTARIDPHAARQYMSGAPEPGDEPTVDVSGGAAGSTLPVEPYAAGDGPTADLGDQAPKTAVFGSGGEAPRTAVFRPDDEAPRTAVFNPGDATFAAASGGSGTDGGASEEDKGFKFNRFLGDLKDGISEIAEERKQQAEERRQQKEEERRQAEEEARKRQEEQAKQAAEAAERHAEEQARSAAEAAERPQPRASEPTAAPGSAGAAGAAEPFGTPPGAPHTAPPSGPQQPHGAQQPSGGPSGAQQPHSGGYPAAQPPSGPHPAAPQQPFGAPQGYPGQPPQHGTPPTGGHHGGPQAFDAQPHPGAYPPPGYPGAPSGPQQPGRPYPGAPGYPPHGQQAPPPGYPAQPPAPQQEGGRKKNKDHQQPPMAQGYPGGPGGPRPGPYPPGPQGAPGYPPQPQGPGRPYPGQPQQGAPGWGGPAPYPQQPQQPQKKKKGGCGGCMGCFMFLLLLLLIVVGGAAYLQLSGTFDVMWEIFAVDIY; this is encoded by the coding sequence ATGGGTGGATCGATCGAGCCGGGCTGGTACGCGGATCCGCACGGCCAACAGGACATGCTCCGGTGGTGGAACGGCGAGGAGTGGACGCAACACGTCCGCTCCCTGCACGAGTTGGAACAGGCGAGCCGAGGCTCGGCCGGGCAGGGCGACACGGAGGCGACCGCCGACCTGAGCGGCGCCATGCCGACGCCCCCCGCCGACCCCGCGGCACAGGACGCGCCCAGCACCATGCGCATCGACGCCGCGCACCTCCCGGGCGCCCCCGGCGTGGGCGACGAACCCCAGACCATGCGCGTCGACCCCGCCCAGGCTCCGCCCCGCGCCGACGCGGCGGACTCCGCGGGATCGGCCGACACCGAGTCGACCGCCGACCTCAGCGGCCGGGCGGCTCCCGCCACCCCGGTGGCAGAGGAGCCCAGCACCATGCGCATCGACCCCGGCCGGTTCAGCGGACCGTCCACGTCGGCCGCCCCGATCGGCGACGAACCGCAGACCATGCGCGTCGACCCGCCCGCCGGCCCCTCGACCACCGTCCCCGTCGACGAGGCCGCACGATCCGGCTCCGGCGACGCCGGGTCCACCGCCCGCATCGATCCCCACGCCGCCCGGCAGTACATGTCCGGCGCCCCCGAGCCCGGCGACGAACCCACTGTGGACGTCTCCGGCGGCGCGGCCGGATCCACCCTGCCGGTCGAGCCCTACGCCGCCGGCGACGGCCCCACCGCCGACCTGGGCGACCAGGCCCCCAAGACGGCCGTGTTCGGCTCCGGCGGCGAAGCGCCCAGGACCGCGGTCTTCCGGCCGGACGACGAGGCGCCCCGCACGGCGGTCTTCAACCCCGGCGACGCGACCTTCGCGGCGGCCTCCGGCGGCTCCGGAACCGACGGCGGGGCGTCAGAGGAGGACAAGGGCTTCAAGTTCAACAGGTTCCTCGGCGACCTCAAGGACGGCATCTCCGAGATCGCCGAAGAGCGCAAGCAGCAGGCCGAGGAGCGCCGCCAGCAGAAGGAGGAGGAGCGCAGGCAGGCCGAGGAGGAGGCGCGTAAACGCCAAGAGGAGCAGGCCAAGCAGGCCGCAGAGGCCGCCGAGCGGCACGCCGAGGAGCAGGCGCGGTCGGCCGCGGAGGCGGCCGAGCGCCCGCAGCCCCGCGCGTCGGAACCGACGGCGGCACCCGGCTCCGCGGGGGCGGCGGGGGCGGCCGAGCCCTTCGGCACACCTCCCGGCGCCCCGCACACCGCGCCCCCGTCCGGCCCGCAGCAGCCCCACGGCGCACAGCAGCCGTCGGGCGGCCCGTCCGGCGCCCAGCAGCCGCACTCCGGCGGATACCCGGCCGCGCAGCCTCCGTCGGGCCCCCATCCCGCGGCCCCCCAGCAGCCCTTCGGCGCCCCGCAGGGCTACCCCGGCCAGCCGCCGCAGCACGGTACTCCGCCCACCGGCGGCCACCACGGCGGGCCCCAGGCGTTCGACGCCCAGCCCCACCCCGGCGCCTACCCGCCACCCGGCTACCCGGGCGCCCCTTCCGGCCCGCAGCAGCCCGGTCGGCCCTACCCCGGCGCCCCGGGCTACCCGCCGCACGGGCAGCAGGCGCCTCCCCCTGGCTACCCGGCACAGCCCCCCGCCCCGCAGCAGGAGGGCGGCCGCAAGAAGAACAAGGACCATCAGCAGCCCCCGATGGCGCAGGGCTACCCGGGCGGCCCCGGCGGGCCGCGGCCCGGCCCCTACCCGCCCGGCCCCCAGGGCGCACCCGGCTACCCGCCGCAACCCCAGGGGCCCGGTCGGCCCTACCCGGGACAGCCCCAGCAGGGCGCCCCGGGCTGGGGCGGCCCCGCGCCCTACCCGCAGCAGCCGCAGCAGCCGCAGAAAAAGAAGAAGGGCGGCTGCGGGGGCTGCATGGGGTGCTTCATGTTCCTCCTCCTGCTCCTCCTGATCGTCGTGGGCGGCGCCGCCTACCTCCAGCTCTCCGGCACCTTCGACGTCATGTGGGAGATCTTCGCCGTCGACATCTACTAG
- a CDS encoding LysE family transporter, with the protein MIEALGVGIALGLGAGLSPGPLLSLVVLSSLRDGVAAGSRLAFAPLLTDLPIALLALTLLSTFPPSVAATLSAIGGLVVIGFGVMSLRESRQPAAAAALDGSGPGARRSAPQYLLRGVVVNVLSPHPWIFWIGVGAPLTVSAAQTSLLAAAAFVIGFYGLLVGSKVVLAAVVGTSGRRLSPRAHHMIAVGASVLMIATGVLLLLNALR; encoded by the coding sequence GTGATCGAAGCCCTCGGAGTCGGAATCGCGCTGGGGCTCGGCGCAGGGCTGAGCCCCGGCCCGCTGCTGAGCCTCGTCGTATTGAGCAGCCTGCGCGACGGCGTGGCAGCAGGGTCCCGGTTGGCGTTCGCGCCGCTGCTCACCGACCTGCCGATCGCGTTGCTCGCCCTCACCCTGCTCTCGACGTTCCCCCCGTCGGTCGCCGCCACCCTGTCCGCCATCGGCGGCCTGGTGGTCATCGGCTTCGGGGTGATGTCGCTGCGCGAGTCACGGCAACCGGCCGCGGCCGCGGCCCTCGACGGGTCGGGCCCCGGGGCCAGGAGGTCGGCTCCGCAGTACCTGCTCCGCGGTGTCGTCGTCAACGTCCTCAGCCCGCACCCCTGGATCTTCTGGATCGGGGTCGGCGCACCGCTGACGGTGTCCGCCGCCCAGACCAGCCTCCTTGCGGCCGCAGCCTTCGTCATCGGCTTCTACGGCCTGCTCGTCGGAAGCAAGGTCGTCCTGGCGGCGGTGGTCGGCACCAGCGGACGACGGCTCAGCCCCCGTGCCCACCACATGATCGCGGTGGGTGCCAGCGTGCTGATGATCGCCACCGGCGTGCTGCTCCTCCTCAACGCCCTGCGCTGA
- the cpaB gene encoding Flp pilus assembly protein CpaB, whose product MNPRQRRGVLLMVIAAVGAIAVGFAVISHSASLQAEMGTYRTALKLTQDVEPYQQITEDMVEEVEVPAKFFDEKTFLADLSAEEVGRTPVSATFIDEGALLQKTMVVAAPDLQQGERELAIMINAETGVAGKISRQSRVDVYAAFQPSDRMEDACQIRVLTNIEVLDVGELASEIDENTGGTNSVVPVTFRLNPHQALQLGYAESFSSGVRLGLVSPEGAGNPGNLQYCSADQFKEIQAESGSDSDDDNGDDEDDNDTPQTGGN is encoded by the coding sequence ATGAACCCCCGTCAGCGGCGAGGCGTTCTGCTCATGGTCATCGCCGCCGTCGGCGCCATCGCCGTCGGCTTCGCCGTCATCTCCCACTCCGCGTCTCTGCAGGCCGAGATGGGCACCTACCGGACCGCGTTGAAGTTGACGCAGGACGTGGAGCCCTACCAGCAGATCACGGAGGACATGGTCGAGGAGGTCGAGGTTCCGGCGAAGTTCTTCGACGAGAAGACCTTCCTCGCCGACCTATCGGCCGAAGAGGTCGGGCGCACCCCCGTGTCGGCGACCTTCATCGACGAAGGGGCGCTGCTGCAGAAGACCATGGTCGTCGCCGCACCCGACCTCCAGCAGGGCGAACGTGAGCTCGCGATCATGATCAACGCCGAGACGGGCGTCGCGGGCAAGATCAGCCGCCAGTCGCGCGTCGACGTGTACGCGGCCTTCCAGCCCAGCGACCGCATGGAGGACGCCTGCCAGATCCGGGTGCTCACCAACATCGAGGTCCTCGACGTCGGCGAACTGGCCTCCGAGATCGACGAGAACACCGGCGGCACCAACAGCGTGGTCCCGGTGACGTTCCGGCTCAACCCGCACCAGGCCCTCCAGCTCGGCTACGCGGAGTCCTTCTCCAGCGGCGTCCGGCTCGGCCTGGTCAGCCCCGAGGGCGCCGGCAACCCGGGCAACCTGCAGTACTGCTCCGCCGACCAGTTCAAGGAGATCCAGGCCGAGAGCGGATCCGACTCCGACGACGACAACGGAGACGACGAGGACGACAACGACACTCCGCAAACCGGGGGTAACTAG
- a CDS encoding VWA domain-containing protein, whose protein sequence is MGRHRENHPDDEGRTARADIGRSRRRRGRGGAFVALAAAFAIILGLGITGWYTLSGQDGCGGQDIRLSVVASPELVPPLSRTTAEFNDARHGVDGRCVRVDVRAEDSANVAYGITGAGPTLGDTDSDVWIPDSRLWQNIVEDHSNGNAFTDTGTSVAYSPLVLAQPAEAAEKADEEPSWDALVPTAAPTGGAAANAVRVVDPTRSSSGMATLALIAGAVGGEEDDQPQLVAALQTLQRGVTPDEEAAFGLLSEAAGTADTADTAAPPIMVLSEQAAWRYNADHADAPTRVSYPDGGTYTLDYPYIVRTEDPVLSRAAEAFRSALSEQSVEDTLLSHGFRTAEGRGDPDVLSTAAGFAEDAPDSLPDPSAGTVQRLGQAWNQLKLDTRLLTIIDISGSMLEPVPGTEMNRMQVTTAAAAEGLNMFPPESELGLWEFSTFLNEELDYRELLPVRELSAESDGVTHKERLAKTLSEIEPKPTGDTGLYDTYLAAFREMQRNYRADRINAILMLTDGNNDDPDGISLEHLLQTLQTEGSRERPVPIFTIAFGPGIDPEPMEKVAEATGGAAYNTEDPTEIGDIFLRAFAQRLKGPEGEEADG, encoded by the coding sequence TTGGGACGCCACCGCGAGAACCACCCGGATGACGAGGGCCGCACGGCCCGCGCAGACATCGGCCGCTCCCGGCGCCGCCGGGGACGCGGCGGCGCGTTCGTCGCCCTCGCGGCGGCGTTCGCGATCATCCTCGGCCTGGGCATCACCGGCTGGTACACGCTCAGCGGCCAGGACGGCTGCGGCGGCCAGGACATCCGGCTGAGCGTCGTGGCCAGCCCGGAACTCGTGCCCCCGCTCAGCCGCACCACCGCGGAGTTCAACGACGCCAGACACGGCGTCGACGGCCGCTGCGTCCGCGTCGACGTGCGAGCCGAGGACTCGGCCAACGTCGCCTACGGCATCACCGGTGCCGGGCCGACCCTCGGCGACACCGACTCCGACGTGTGGATCCCCGACTCCCGGCTGTGGCAGAACATCGTGGAGGACCACAGCAACGGCAACGCCTTCACCGACACCGGGACGTCGGTCGCCTACTCGCCGCTGGTCCTGGCCCAACCCGCGGAAGCGGCCGAGAAGGCCGACGAGGAGCCGTCCTGGGACGCGCTGGTGCCCACCGCGGCGCCCACCGGCGGCGCGGCCGCCAACGCGGTCCGCGTCGTCGACCCGACCCGCAGCTCCTCGGGCATGGCCACGCTCGCCCTGATCGCCGGCGCCGTCGGCGGCGAGGAGGACGACCAGCCGCAGCTCGTCGCCGCCCTGCAGACCCTGCAGCGGGGCGTGACCCCCGACGAGGAGGCCGCCTTCGGCCTGCTCAGTGAGGCTGCCGGCACCGCGGACACCGCGGACACCGCCGCCCCGCCGATCATGGTCCTCTCCGAGCAGGCCGCCTGGCGGTACAACGCCGACCACGCCGATGCCCCGACGCGGGTGAGCTACCCCGACGGCGGCACCTACACCCTCGACTACCCCTACATCGTGCGCACCGAGGACCCGGTGCTGTCCCGGGCCGCCGAGGCCTTCCGCTCGGCCCTCTCCGAGCAGAGTGTCGAGGACACGCTGCTCTCCCACGGCTTTCGGACCGCCGAGGGCCGGGGCGACCCCGACGTGCTGAGCACCGCCGCCGGCTTCGCCGAGGACGCCCCCGACAGCCTGCCCGACCCCTCGGCCGGAACGGTACAGCGGCTCGGCCAGGCGTGGAACCAGCTCAAGCTGGACACCCGCCTGCTCACCATCATCGACATCTCCGGTTCCATGCTGGAGCCGGTGCCCGGCACCGAGATGAACCGGATGCAGGTCACCACCGCGGCCGCCGCCGAGGGGCTGAACATGTTCCCGCCCGAGTCGGAGCTGGGCCTGTGGGAGTTCTCCACCTTCCTCAACGAGGAGCTCGACTACCGGGAGCTGCTGCCGGTCCGGGAGCTGAGCGCCGAGAGCGACGGCGTCACCCACAAGGAGCGGCTGGCCAAGACGCTCTCCGAGATCGAGCCGAAGCCCACCGGCGACACCGGGCTGTACGACACCTACCTCGCCGCGTTCCGCGAGATGCAGCGCAACTACAGGGCCGACCGCATCAACGCCATCCTGATGCTGACCGACGGCAACAACGACGACCCCGACGGCATCTCGCTGGAGCACCTGCTGCAGACACTGCAGACGGAGGGGTCACGGGAGCGTCCGGTGCCCATCTTCACCATCGCCTTCGGCCCGGGCATCGACCCCGAGCCGATGGAGAAGGTCGCCGAGGCCACCGGAGGAGCCGCCTACAACACCGAGGACCCCACCGAGATCGGCGACATCTTCCTGCGGGCCTTCGCCCAGCGCCTCAAGGGGCCGGAGGGAGAAGAGGCCGACGGGTAG
- the orn gene encoding oligoribonuclease, translated as MNDCLVWIDCEMTGLDLERDALIEVACRITDGDLNQLDEGIDVVIKPPQEALDQMGEFVTQMHTTSGLLDVLDKGVTLKEAEDLVLAHIKRYVPEPKKAPLCGNSIATDRLFLARDMPRIDEHLHYRMVDVSSIKELLRRWFPRIYFASPEKNGGHRALADITESIQELRYYRAAAFVPAPGPDSATARAIAADIVAGGTGVLSTTEPEGATRPEK; from the coding sequence ATGAATGACTGCCTGGTGTGGATCGACTGTGAGATGACGGGGCTCGACCTCGAACGCGATGCGCTGATCGAGGTGGCCTGCCGTATCACGGACGGCGACCTCAACCAGCTCGACGAGGGCATCGACGTGGTCATCAAGCCGCCGCAGGAGGCGCTGGACCAGATGGGTGAGTTCGTCACGCAGATGCACACCACCTCCGGTCTGCTCGACGTGCTCGACAAGGGCGTGACCCTGAAGGAGGCCGAGGACCTCGTCCTCGCGCACATCAAGCGCTACGTGCCCGAGCCGAAGAAGGCGCCGCTGTGCGGCAACTCCATCGCGACGGACCGCCTGTTCCTCGCGAGGGACATGCCGCGCATCGACGAGCACCTCCACTACCGCATGGTGGACGTCTCCAGCATCAAGGAGCTGCTGCGCCGCTGGTTCCCGCGGATCTACTTCGCCAGCCCGGAGAAGAACGGCGGGCACCGCGCCCTGGCCGACATCACCGAGAGCATCCAGGAGCTGCGCTACTACCGTGCCGCCGCCTTCGTCCCCGCCCCCGGCCCGGACAGCGCCACGGCCCGCGCGATCGCGGCCGACATCGTCGCGGGCGGCACGGGTGTGCTCAGCACCACCGAGCCCGAGGGCGCGACCCGGCCGGAAAAGTGA
- a CDS encoding AAA family ATPase: protein MSAYQVMIGTPTAELETALTTRFEELSDADVVSVHRSSHEISETVGKIPTLDVVLIHEELGPLPVFDLIRDISRNHPQLAVILLVDEVQPAAYTDAMEAGARGVLAANATIEELRARVASAADWSRTIRRHLEGAALDVPTTGRRGSIITFVGSKGGVGTTTTAIHLARLAAKADRLVCLVDLDLQAGDIPGYFDLKHRRSIVDLVDASEDISASMLADTLYVHPDGLHILLAPDEGERGEDVSARAARLILGALRSRYDFVLVDCGAAMTESTAMAVELADKSVVLTTPDLPALRGAQRLIAMWDRLQIREKDSVTGLLMRHSRKNEIQPDFARKLLGTDFLKAAVPANYRALEEASNTGNPGRLNDESLLKAYSQLAKELGLFSAPDEDEQEESQSAGVSGSDTAAKPSPVKSLLRRRKEASDSGAAFVEFALVVPLICFAALLVWQVLLIGLTGMYSSHAANEGARQAVVTPNSDEQIVEAATKRISGPWKEEDRFSLEVVRAANNSPRAVNVTVNMPAVIPGAPTPWEISSGAKVPNER, encoded by the coding sequence GTGAGCGCTTACCAGGTCATGATCGGGACTCCGACCGCTGAGTTGGAGACCGCGCTGACCACCCGATTCGAGGAGCTCTCCGACGCCGATGTCGTGAGCGTCCACCGCTCGTCCCACGAGATCAGCGAGACCGTCGGCAAGATCCCCACGCTGGATGTCGTGCTCATCCACGAGGAGCTCGGCCCGCTCCCGGTATTCGACCTGATCCGGGACATCTCCCGGAACCACCCGCAGCTCGCGGTGATCCTCCTCGTCGACGAGGTGCAGCCGGCGGCCTACACCGACGCCATGGAGGCCGGCGCGCGCGGCGTGCTGGCGGCCAACGCGACCATCGAGGAGCTGCGGGCGCGGGTCGCCTCCGCGGCCGACTGGTCGCGCACGATCCGGCGCCACCTGGAGGGTGCCGCCCTCGACGTGCCGACCACCGGGCGCCGGGGGTCGATCATCACCTTCGTGGGCTCCAAGGGCGGTGTCGGGACGACGACCACCGCCATCCACCTCGCCCGCCTCGCGGCCAAGGCCGACCGGCTGGTCTGCCTGGTCGACCTCGACCTGCAGGCGGGCGACATCCCCGGCTACTTCGACCTCAAGCACCGGCGCAGCATCGTCGACCTGGTCGACGCCTCGGAGGACATCAGCGCCTCGATGCTCGCCGACACCCTCTACGTCCACCCGGACGGGCTGCACATCCTGCTCGCCCCCGACGAGGGCGAGCGGGGCGAGGACGTCTCGGCCCGCGCGGCACGGCTGATCCTGGGGGCGCTCAGGTCGCGGTACGACTTCGTCCTCGTCGACTGCGGTGCGGCCATGACCGAGTCCACGGCCATGGCCGTGGAGCTGGCGGACAAGTCGGTCGTTCTCACCACCCCCGACCTGCCCGCGCTGCGCGGCGCGCAGCGGCTGATCGCGATGTGGGACCGGCTGCAGATCCGCGAGAAGGACAGCGTGACCGGCCTGCTGATGAGGCACAGCCGGAAGAACGAGATCCAGCCGGACTTCGCCCGCAAGCTGCTGGGCACCGACTTCCTCAAGGCCGCTGTCCCCGCCAACTACCGCGCTCTGGAGGAGGCGTCCAACACCGGCAACCCCGGGCGGCTCAACGACGAGTCGCTGCTGAAGGCCTACAGCCAGCTCGCCAAGGAACTGGGGCTGTTCTCCGCCCCCGACGAGGACGAGCAGGAAGAGTCGCAGTCGGCCGGCGTGTCGGGCTCGGATACGGCGGCCAAGCCGTCACCGGTCAAGAGCCTGCTGCGGCGTCGGAAGGAGGCGTCCGACAGCGGGGCGGCTTTCGTCGAGTTCGCCCTGGTCGTTCCGCTGATCTGCTTTGCCGCGCTGCTGGTGTGGCAGGTGCTGCTGATCGGCCTGACCGGCATGTACTCCAGCCACGCCGCGAACGAAGGCGCGCGTCAGGCGGTGGTGACCCCGAACAGCGACGAGCAGATCGTCGAGGCGGCCACCAAGCGCATCAGCGGCCCGTGGAAAGAGGAGGACCGCTTCTCCCTCGAAGTGGTGCGAGCGGCGAACAACAGCCCGCGCGCCGTCAACGTCACGGTCAACATGCCCGCGGTGATACCCGGCGCCCCGACCCCGTGGGAGATCTCCAGCGGCGCCAAGGTTCCCAACGAGAGGTGA
- a CDS encoding tryptophan 2,3-dioxygenase family protein, translating into MMSATYSSEAKSDRELDASPAQGCRPGDPLSAEGVVRRILRTGKDALDAPLLGSLRQARAAHSGDPWITALLDCVLDKDEGRYDYRSYLALDVLNAVFPGSGAPFPARRLRRLLMADVVAFESETARGIGDDRLPLGRPSPATTARRITKAQRLSAEWDDVEPLPAPPNDRAGRILACSVLPVSPQHDEYLFIRVLQAYEITFLAMGVELQDALDASHTHDILGATAHINAAATELERTSGLFSLLATMRPESFQAFRAQTDGSSAIQSRAYKSLELLCGLPTPERLDSPAFRSVPGIRERALDPSPPDSLAAWYLRVYPRLSEKQQEAVDTALDRLEKAHQKWKRTHLSLARTMIGDAAGTGDTDGVDYLRRTLDNRLFWEIGDRCPARAAHTGDTPGRS; encoded by the coding sequence ATGATGAGTGCGACGTATTCGTCAGAAGCAAAATCCGACCGCGAGCTGGACGCGTCCCCGGCTCAGGGATGCCGACCCGGCGATCCGCTCTCCGCCGAAGGGGTGGTCCGCAGGATCCTCCGGACAGGAAAAGACGCCCTCGACGCCCCGCTGCTGGGAAGCCTGCGGCAGGCCCGTGCCGCCCACAGCGGCGATCCGTGGATCACCGCGCTGCTGGACTGCGTACTCGACAAGGACGAGGGGCGCTATGACTACCGCAGCTACCTCGCACTGGACGTCCTCAACGCCGTGTTCCCCGGATCGGGCGCCCCCTTCCCCGCCCGGCGACTGAGGCGACTGCTCATGGCCGACGTGGTGGCCTTCGAGTCGGAGACGGCGCGGGGGATCGGCGACGACCGGCTCCCGCTGGGGCGCCCCTCCCCGGCCACCACGGCCCGGAGGATCACCAAGGCCCAGCGGCTGAGCGCCGAGTGGGATGACGTGGAACCGCTGCCCGCCCCACCGAACGACCGCGCCGGAAGGATCCTCGCGTGTAGTGTTCTTCCGGTGTCGCCGCAGCACGACGAGTATCTTTTCATTCGTGTCCTGCAGGCGTACGAGATCACGTTCCTGGCCATGGGGGTCGAACTCCAGGACGCACTGGACGCATCGCACACCCACGACATTCTCGGCGCCACCGCCCATATCAACGCAGCGGCCACGGAACTGGAACGCACTTCAGGCCTGTTCAGCCTGCTCGCCACGATGCGGCCGGAGTCGTTTCAGGCGTTTCGCGCACAGACCGATGGGTCCAGCGCAATTCAGTCGCGCGCCTACAAGTCCCTCGAACTGCTCTGCGGTCTGCCGACACCCGAGCGGCTCGACTCACCGGCTTTCCGATCCGTACCCGGCATCCGAGAAAGGGCACTGGACCCATCGCCGCCCGATTCTCTCGCAGCCTGGTATCTGCGCGTGTACCCCCGGCTCAGCGAGAAACAGCAGGAGGCCGTCGACACGGCACTGGACCGACTGGAGAAGGCCCACCAGAAGTGGAAGCGCACGCACCTCAGCCTGGCGAGAACGATGATCGGGGACGCGGCCGGTACCGGGGACACCGACGGTGTCGACTACCTGCGGCGTACCCTGGACAACCGGCTCTTCTGGGAGATCGGGGACCGGTGCCCCGCCCGCGCCGCACATACAGGCGACACACCTGGCAGGTCATAG